In the Hordeum vulgare subsp. vulgare chromosome 7H, MorexV3_pseudomolecules_assembly, whole genome shotgun sequence genome, one interval contains:
- the LOC123413297 gene encoding bisdemethoxycurcumin synthase-like, which yields MAGSSSIPAATTVREIRVAQRADGPAAVLAIGTANPPHCVPQGDYPDYYFRVTNSDHLTHLKPTFAKLCGMTGIGRRFFHHTDELLATHPDWSLDERLAVVATAAPELAASAAANAIGEWGRPAGDITHLVVSTNAGSHAPGTDIRLVSLLGLRHDVLRTALQLNGCASGCAALRLAKDLAENNRGARVLVACVELTVTAFRGPDEADNSLIPQGLFGDGAGAVIVGADPHVHERPLFEMVLASQRHREDPEAGGDQDWGVMMGFGPGFTVETMLLHATT from the exons ATGGCAGGCAGCAGCAGCATCCCAGCTGCGACCACCGTCCGCGAGATCCGAGTTGCGCAGCGTGCGGATGGGCCGGCGGCGGTGCTGGCCATCGGCACGGCGAACCCGCCCCACTGCGTGCCCCAGGGAGACTACCCTGACTACTACTTCCGCGTCACCAACAGCGACCACCTCACGCACCTCAAGCCCACCTTTGCCAAGCTATGCGGGATGACGGGCATCGGCAGGCGTTTCTTCCACCACACCGATGAACTGCTCGCCACGCACCCGGACTGGTCCCTAGACGAACGCCTCGCCGTCGTGGCTACCGCGGCCCCCGAGCTGGCCGCGTCGGCTGCTGCGAACGCCATCGGCGAGTGGGGCCGTCCGGCCGGCGACATCACCCATCTCGTCGTCAGCACCAACGCCGGATCGCACGCCCCGGGCACCGACATCCGCTTGGTCTCCCTCCTCGGCCTCCGCCACGACGTCCTGCGCACCGCGCTCCAGCTCAACGGCTGCGCTTCCGGGTGCGCCGCCCTGCGACTAGCCAAGGACCTCGCCGAGAACAACCGCGGCGCGCGCGTCCTCGTGGCCTGCGTCGAGCTCACCGTCACCGCCTTCCGCGGGCCGGACGAGGCGGACAACAGCCTCATCCCCCAGGGGCTCTTCGGCGACGGCGCCGGTGCCGTCATCGTTGGTGCGGACCCCCACGTCCACGAGCGCCCGCTGTTCGAGATGGTGTTGGCCTCTCA GCGCCATAGAGAAGATCCCGAAGCTGGCGGTGATCAAGACTGGGGCGTGATGATGGGATTTGGACCGGGGTTCACTGTCGAGACGATGCTGCTACACGCTACCACCTAG